The following nucleotide sequence is from Peribacillus sp. ACCC06369.
AGCTTTTCGATACTCTTGTACCATCTCTAGGGGTCCGCAAAAATATACATGTGTGCCAATGCGATGATCCATCATCGTCTCAGGCAACATTCTGCGTTTGTCTTCTGCCTGCGAAAAATAAAATGTACATTGATCAGGATATTTGGCTTTCAACAGATCATAAAAAGCACATAACTCCGGTGTGCGTGCTGCATAATGGAGTTCGAAGGTTTGCCCTTCGGCAGCCATGTCTTCCATCATTGCCAAAAATGGGGTGATGCCGATTCCAGCTGCATAAAAAGCATGATGCTTAGCTCGAAAGCTTAGAGGAAAGTTGTTTTTAGGGAAACTGACTTCCAACCTGGAATCTTTCTTTACATGATCATGCCAGAAAGCGGAACCTCCGCGAGACGCCTCGTCACGACGAATGGAAATTGCATATTTTTTGCGGTCTCTTGGATGGCTGATGATGGAGTATTCTCTCTCGAATATCATATCTTCCGCTGGCATGAAAGTGGTCAAATGCGAACCGCCTGTAAATGCAGGCAACGGTTTTCCATCAACTGGTATCAACTCGAACTGTTTCACGAATGGAGTTTCTTGAATGATCTTGTTTACTTTCATTTGAATATTTCCTACTACCCGCATGATGATCAGCTCCCTACTTCTTCTTCTTTTCCGATTGGGATGAATGGGTAACCAATATAACCTTCCCGTACGATTGAATAAAAAGGACCTATTTCAAGACTGGCTCTGCACTGGTCACATTCTGCAATCTCTGCTTCTTCTGCGACTTCCGACACTTCGAAACATTTCATGCAATATACGTACCTTCGTTTAGGCCCGATAATCACCGTCTGGATCTCATCCTCAGATAGACCAGCTTCTACTCCCAGCGAGAAGACCATAACGGCATTGTTCCATGCAGCCGCAATATAAAATTGGGTGCCCATCTTTTGTGACAAAATGACTCTCTTAATCTCCTCTTTATCTTCCATTCCGTTAATGGAAAGACCTTCAAAAGGTACTGTACCTGCAATTTCAGAAGTGAAACTTTTCGCCTTTTCATATCCGGCTTGATCAGAAATGATGACAAACTTCCTTCGTTCATTCCGAGGAGTAAATTGATTTACGATCGTAATGGATTTATCAAACAATACTGGACTATTGTACAAGGCCCTATCCCCCTACTTTTTGTTTATCTTCGTTTTTTGTTTTTCATCAATGCGCCTCAAATATTCAACCGATTGTGGAAGAAACGGGGCAATCCCTTTGTATTCAGCCATAGGTTCCGGAATATCCTGCAGTACGCTATATGTCAGATCAAACCACTCCTGGCGCAATGCCAAATCCTCTATTGGCAGGAACTGCGTATTCAATACGAATAGAATGGCGTTGCTTCGTGGCATGCGATAAAACTTTTGTTCTTCAACACGCAAACGAACAAGTTTACCTGCATTTTCTGGTGTTATCCCAGAACGCTGCGGTCCCCATACATCCATCGTTTCATAGTTGACATCCCAACGGTCCGCCATCAGGTTCCAGTTGATGCGTGTCCATGGCTTTCCTGGCTCAATGGATAATAAAAACTTACGAACGCGATCTGCCAGTTCGTCGCCTTTCCGCGATACAAATGGAACTGGTGCATGGATTTCATCAAAGGACATGCCTTTATTCCAGTTAGCTGAGAAGAGCGCGGCGTATGAAACTTGCCCCACTTCCAAATAGAAATTACTATCGCGATGAACCATTAACACAAAATCATTGTGGAAATGGCGCCCTATATAATCAAGCGGCTCATTTGGAAGCGTGCTGGCATCGCCATATACGAATGAATCGGATTCCCCGAAGATGTGGTTTTTGAAAGTCCAGTTGTCTCCATCTTTAATGACCTCGAAATGCTCCGGATAGCGATCGGCTGCCATGTCGACAAGCATTTCCAGTACCTCCCATTGCATTTCTAATGTGTGTGAAAAAGATTGAAACCTTATATGCGGCTGTTCTTGAAGGAGACGACGCTTCGTTTCTACTTGGAGTTTGTATTCTGGTGTGACTTCGATACAGTTAATGTTTGAGAGTCGTTTCAAGTCGTTTGAATAACGATAGTTACCTGAAGTGAATGGAAATGGGAATGTATCTAAATCAGTTGTTTTGAAATCTAAGCTTTGTGTAAACATCGAACAATCTCCTCTCGTTCCCTAGATTCTTTTAAGGGCGTGTTTTTCTATTTAGCTTCCTTTAATTCAACGGATGGACGCTCCATGTCAACTTCAAAACGGAAAAGGTATTTAGAAGATGCATAGTAGGTGACTAAAGCAACAAAGTATGTGGGAATTCCGGCAGCCGAATAAAGGAAAAAGTCACTTGCTTCAAAAGTCAATGGATTATAGAGTGCCCAGTATACGATCGTTCCAATAACCACTGTGAGAACTGCAGACGGGTTAATGCCTTTCCAATAGGTATAAGAGCCTTGCGTATCATACAAATCCCTTATTGAAATGCGTTGGCGCTTTACAAAAAAGTAATCTGCAACGACAATGCCACCAAGAACAGCCATAATAAAAGAAATGACAGCAATGAATGAACCAAATGCATCGTAGAACGTTGAGCTTAAAAGTAAGAATATAGTTGGTACGGTTGTACCCATCGCTATCATCCATGACTTTTTAGGGAATACAGTTTTAAAGCTGACAGCTTGTGAGTACATAAGGAAAATGGCTGCACCGACATTCCCTACCGAAAGTAAAATCAAGCCAATGAAACCGCCCCAACTTCCTGCGATTGAAAACATCCAGTCAGAAGGATTAAGTGAACCAGTGACTAATGCAGCAAGGGCCCCAACTAAAGCAGCGATACTGACGATGATTCCATAGCTGTAGAATCCTGCTTTAAATGCTCCTCCTTCGGTTTTAGAAAAACGGCTGTATTGGCCAAGATATGGAAGCCATGAGAAGCCGAGACCGATGTTTAATTCCAAGGCAGTCGCGAATGAACGGGAAGTCGTTTCAAACGGCTCAGAAGGAAGTATATTGGCAACTTTCGTGAATCCCTGTCCAAACAAGACTATTGCGAGAAGGCCAAACATGAGAACCATAAAAACCGGAACGGCTACTGCGGTATATTTTTGAATCGCTACCGGTCCCCTCACCGTTACAAGAAATGCACAGATAAAGAGTAAAATTGAGAAAAACGGCGCTCCCGTTGCTTGACTTGAGAAAATGGCGGGCATCCCCATCCAATTAGCAGCCTCTGCTAACGCCTGGCCAGACATGAAAAGCGCAATGGAAATGTAGCCGAGAGTCAAAATAAGGAAAACAAAGAAAAAGATATTGGATCCGATATACCCTAGTGAACTTCGAAACCCTACAAAAGTGTCTATGCCATAACGCGAAAAATACAGGGTAATGGGAACAATCAACAGCATTGGGAAGGCGTTACCGAATAAAATCGCTGCAAGTGACTGCTTCGCATCAAGCATTGTACCTGTGTATCCACCAGTTAACAGCCCAAAAGATGAGAGGCCAATAACAACCTGGACTAAAATTAAATCGCGAAGGTTAAAAATCCGGTCACTTTTACTTGCCGGTAAAAAGCCAAAGGCCACATCCTTTGAAATGGAGGAAATCTCTTTACTCACACGCTTCTCTCCCAACTATAAAATAATGATTGCGTTGCTTGGAAATAAGGCTGTTATTGTTCTGGGGGTTCTAAACAAAACTACTTTAAACAAGTGAATAGACCAGGTAGACAATGATTAAAATCATGAAAAAAATAGAGCCTGTCGCATCCTTCCATTTCATTTTGTCGATTTTCACGGCATCTTCCTGTTCATACGCAATGATCCGCTCATTCAAATCTGAATATAAACTTTTAATAAAGGGATCTTCTGAATTGATATTCTGTTGAAACTGATTCTCTTTATTCAAAATAGCTTCTCCCTCCTTTGCAAATCATGCTTTTTAGTCCCTTCTCTTTACTTTGTTGCAATAACCATGCCAATCAGAAACACTATGCTTACAAGGTTTTCAATAGGAAGAATATTCATTTTTGAAACTATTGAACAATTGTGAAACTTCTGTAATATTGAATCTAGGAAGTTTAATGAAAGGCAGGTAGACATAAATGGATCACTTCACCTCTGCACTCTTGTCTATTTACGATCAGCTTATTGTGACAGATAAAAATGGCACCATTTTGAAGTCGACCGGAACAAGGAACTCCTTATTCCATACAGTCAAATCCGCTAATGTCGGTGGTTCTATCAAAGATGTTGAACAAGATTTATTTTCTACGAGTTTGGCAGAAGAGGTAATGGGCAAAAATGAAAAAAAAAGTTTCATGCAGTCCTCATGGCAGGGTCCAGAGGTGCTGGTAACGGCATACCCGATTGAATCAGGGGCATGGGTCTGGGCCTACAAAGAAATTAAAGACTCTTACCCAGATACATCAGTGGGGCAATCGGGGCCATTATTGGAAGCGAAAAAGCCATCTTTTCCATTTGTGATCCGCAGTAAACCCATGCTAGACGTTCTTCATAAAATGCAAATGGTCTGTGATGTCAGCGCAACAGTCCTTTTATTGGGGGAATCCGGTGTCGGAAAGGAAATAGCTGCCAGGGCCATACATAATATGGGTAACAGGAGCGACGGACATTTTATACCAGTCAATTGCGGCGCCATCCCGGAAAACTTGATTGAAAGCGAACTGTTTGGCTACGTAGAAGGGGCTTTTACCAGCGCAAGGAAAGACGGGGCCAAGGGGAAATTCACACTTGCACATAAGGGTATCTTATTCTTGGATGAAGTGGGCGAGTTACCGCCTAACGTACAGGTAAAACTGCTTCGAGTCCTTCAGGAACGCGTTGTCACCCCAATTGGCAGTACGACCTCACACCCTGTTGATATTCAAGTGATTGCCGCAACAAATAAATCACTCGAAAAAATGGTGAAAAAAGGTGAATTTCGAGAAGACTTATATTATCGTCTTCATGTCGTACCTATCCATCTTCCGCCGCTTAGGAAACGTGTAGATGAAATCCCCCATCTGGTTCAATTTTTTTTACAAAAGTACAATACGCTGTACAAACGAAAGGTAGCCTTCACCCCGGATGCAATCGACTTGCTATGTATCTATCAATGGCCCGGTAACGTGCGCGAACTTGAAAATACAGTTGAAAGGCTTGTGATTACAAGCGGAGTACCGGAAGTGGATGTTGCTTTGGTTAAAGAGGTCCTTCCTTTTAAAGGGCCCAAACCCACTTCAATACCTGTCATCGATTTTCTAATGCCATTGCAAGAAGCAGTCGACCTTGTGGAGGAACAACTGATCAACATGGCAATGGAACAATACAAATCATTAAAACTAGCGGCAAAGGTATTGGAAGTCAGCCAGCCGACCATGAGCAGGAAATATAAAAAATTACGTAATAAAATTGAAGAGGCAAGCTTTTCACCAGTGAATAAACGGGCCATTTTAGAAGAACAAATAAATCAGCGGCTTCGTTCCGTTGCCGTTGTAACTGCAGCTATCATTCCAGCTGATGAGGTTATCAGTCTACAAAAAAATATGAACCGGCAAACTTCCCATTCCCAAAAATTGAAACAAAAGCTTACCCTGATTCAAGAAAAAGAAGGCGTAATTGAATGGGTCTTCATATTTATCATGACAGAGGATGGACGTCTGATTCACCTCGTCGCAGACAAAGGCTTTGTAATTGAACCGGGGGAAGAATATATCGGCCCTCCGGAAATGGTAAATGTCGCTTACCAGGCGTTTAATGGGAAAGCGGGTGTTACTCCCATTTACGAAGACCGGTACGGTGAGTGGAAAACGAGCTTTGCGCCAATAATTGATGATGACGGCAATATCGTTGCCATTGTCGGATGTGATTACAGTAAAGCCTATTTCAATTCTGAAATGCAGCGTCTACGTAAGCAACTCAATATACATGTTTGAAATTCAGGATGCAGTCATGCCGGAATTATTTCAAACCGGCTGGATGCTATAGTTAAGATAAAAAAAGCTGATTACAGGAGCCGTCTTGAGCGGGCTTTTGCATTCAGCTTTTTCGTTATTTTCTTTTCATTTACATTATGAAGGTTATGAAGGAATTAAAATGGCATTAACGCCCGCCATTATCCGGATCCAACTGGTTTTTCCATATGACCACGCTTATATAGGTGATATGGTAGATCGTACCTGCCCGTGGGGCTTGGACCCCGTCAGGTAAACGGTTCACCCCCTACTTGTATACACGCGACAAGGCTGATCGGAACAATGATCACGTATTACATGTGAAGCTATGATACTACTAGAAGGATTTAGGGAGCTAGATGGAATATATCATTATCTTTTCATAGTTGGAGTTTATATTTTCAACTATACTGCCACGTTAGTTCCATAAAAAAGGCTGCCTAGTAACCTTCCTTATTGAAGTAAAGAGCCGTTTGTTGCATAAGAAAAAGGTTGCAGCAGCAACCCCGGATATTGAAGTATAGCACCTGTTAGCTTAACAAGGTTTGGATAGAATATTTTTCAAATTTAATGTATGTTCATTCGAATATAGGACGCATAAAGCTTCTCTCATAACTTAAAATACATTTAGTCTCTTCTGCAAATTTATATGCTTCTTGACATTCTGCATCCAATGCCATTTTTACTCGGTACTCTTCATATGCTGCTAAACTTGGGAAAGTGAATAATGCATAAGCAATATTATTAGCACCCTCATGCGGGAGGAAATACCCCTGATGTGCACCGCCTAATTTATTAACTAATCGAATCCACATCTTACCGTATTCTTCGAACTCATTTATTTTATAAGGGTCAAGAACATATTTCAGATAGCATGTAACCATTTTAATCCCCCCAAGAAAATCTATTTTTTTCCATCATAACATATAATTCTACTAACCTCCCTTGTTGTTCCATTAGAAAAAGAGCAACCGAAGCACTATCTGATTGAAGTAAAGCACCTGATAGTTGAATAATCATCGTTACATTCATATTTCTTTATTCTGTATTAACAAAATTACAAAATTCTTCATTACCAAAAACTTCAAAAACCATCTCATTCTCGAACTCAGTTGATAACATCCATTCTATATCCTTACCTATAAGTCCAGTTAAAGAAGTACCGCCTTCATCTGCTCAATTTTCAGTACAGATGTTTTATCCTGTCTCTTTAAACAATGAGTTCTAATGCTTTCTATTACCCTTGAAATATTATCATATACATTAACGTTAAATAATTACTCCCCTCTTCTTAAAAATTCTACATCCTTCCAATAAGGATTCATTTATATCTTCTGGAGAAATTTTGCAGGTTTTAGATTATGAACAACTGATTAAAAACTCAACTTGTATTTAAAAAATTATTTTCAAGGATATCGTTTGGAAGAGACCTCCTGAGAAACTCTCACTTCAAGCATAGCTAAATGCTAGATAGTCTCCGTTCTATCGTTCGATACTTTGCAATCTCCTGTTCATAAAGGTCATTTCCATGTGTATCATAGACAACTAAAGCCGGGAAATCCTTGACAACAAGTTCACGGACAGCCTCCGGCCCCAGATCTTCATACGCTACTACCTCCGCTGCTTGTATCTTATCGCTTAAGAGGGCAGATAGTCCGCCAATGGCAGAAAAACAAACCGCTTTTTCATTTTGGCATGAATCTTTCACAGATTGACCTCTAGGCCCTTTGCCAATTACACCTTTCACACCATATTCAAACATGGCCGGCGCATAAGGGTCCATGCGCGCAGCTGTCGTCGGGGCTATCGAGCCGATAATCTGCCCGGGCTTAGGAGGAGTTGGACCCGCGTAAAAAATAATTTGATTTCGCAAATCAATCGGTAGAGGAAGACCTTTTTCAAGAAGCCCAAGGAA
It contains:
- a CDS encoding PDR/VanB family oxidoreductase, translating into MRVVGNIQMKVNKIIQETPFVKQFELIPVDGKPLPAFTGGSHLTTFMPAEDMIFEREYSIISHPRDRKKYAISIRRDEASRGGSAFWHDHVKKDSRLEVSFPKNNFPLSFRAKHHAFYAAGIGITPFLAMMEDMAAEGQTFELHYAARTPELCAFYDLLKAKYPDQCTFYFSQAEDKRRMLPETMMDHRIGTHVYFCGPLEMVQEYRKAASSYGYPEHAIHFELFATKNDGPQDPFIVDLTDSDRSINVHEGETLLEALLREGIDAPYSCKVGGCGSCEVDVAEGEVDHRDNFLSEENRQTRNSILTCCSRAKDDRLILKL
- a CDS encoding DUF3445 domain-containing protein; its protein translation is MFTQSLDFKTTDLDTFPFPFTSGNYRYSNDLKRLSNINCIEVTPEYKLQVETKRRLLQEQPHIRFQSFSHTLEMQWEVLEMLVDMAADRYPEHFEVIKDGDNWTFKNHIFGESDSFVYGDASTLPNEPLDYIGRHFHNDFVLMVHRDSNFYLEVGQVSYAALFSANWNKGMSFDEIHAPVPFVSRKGDELADRVRKFLLSIEPGKPWTRINWNLMADRWDVNYETMDVWGPQRSGITPENAGKLVRLRVEEQKFYRMPRSNAILFVLNTQFLPIEDLALRQEWFDLTYSVLQDIPEPMAEYKGIAPFLPQSVEYLRRIDEKQKTKINKK
- a CDS encoding cytosine permease, translating into MSKEISSISKDVAFGFLPASKSDRIFNLRDLILVQVVIGLSSFGLLTGGYTGTMLDAKQSLAAILFGNAFPMLLIVPITLYFSRYGIDTFVGFRSSLGYIGSNIFFFVFLILTLGYISIALFMSGQALAEAANWMGMPAIFSSQATGAPFFSILLFICAFLVTVRGPVAIQKYTAVAVPVFMVLMFGLLAIVLFGQGFTKVANILPSEPFETTSRSFATALELNIGLGFSWLPYLGQYSRFSKTEGGAFKAGFYSYGIIVSIAALVGALAALVTGSLNPSDWMFSIAGSWGGFIGLILLSVGNVGAAIFLMYSQAVSFKTVFPKKSWMIAMGTTVPTIFLLLSSTFYDAFGSFIAVISFIMAVLGGIVVADYFFVKRQRISIRDLYDTQGSYTYWKGINPSAVLTVVIGTIVYWALYNPLTFEASDFFLYSAAGIPTYFVALVTYYASSKYLFRFEVDMERPSVELKEAK
- a CDS encoding sigma 54-interacting transcriptional regulator, translated to MSIYDQLIVTDKNGTILKSTGTRNSLFHTVKSANVGGSIKDVEQDLFSTSLAEEVMGKNEKKSFMQSSWQGPEVLVTAYPIESGAWVWAYKEIKDSYPDTSVGQSGPLLEAKKPSFPFVIRSKPMLDVLHKMQMVCDVSATVLLLGESGVGKEIAARAIHNMGNRSDGHFIPVNCGAIPENLIESELFGYVEGAFTSARKDGAKGKFTLAHKGILFLDEVGELPPNVQVKLLRVLQERVVTPIGSTTSHPVDIQVIAATNKSLEKMVKKGEFREDLYYRLHVVPIHLPPLRKRVDEIPHLVQFFLQKYNTLYKRKVAFTPDAIDLLCIYQWPGNVRELENTVERLVITSGVPEVDVALVKEVLPFKGPKPTSIPVIDFLMPLQEAVDLVEEQLINMAMEQYKSLKLAAKVLEVSQPTMSRKYKKLRNKIEEASFSPVNKRAILEEQINQRLRSVAVVTAAIIPADEVISLQKNMNRQTSHSQKLKQKLTLIQEKEGVIEWVFIFIMTEDGRLIHLVADKGFVIEPGEEYIGPPEMVNVAYQAFNGKAGVTPIYEDRYGEWKTSFAPIIDDDGNIVAIVGCDYSKAYFNSEMQRLRKQLNIHV
- a CDS encoding NIPSNAP family protein, whose translation is MVTCYLKYVLDPYKINEFEEYGKMWIRLVNKLGGAHQGYFLPHEGANNIAYALFTFPSLAAYEEYRVKMALDAECQEAYKFAEETKCILSYERSFMRPIFE
- a CDS encoding FumA C-terminus/TtdB family hydratase beta subunit codes for the protein MAKITLQTPLTQEDALRLQAGDEVFLNGVIYVARDAAHKRFLGLLEKGLPLPIDLRNQIIFYAGPTPPKPGQIIGSIAPTTAARMDPYAPAMFEYGVKGVIGKGPRGQSVKDSCQNEKAVCFSAIGGLSALLSDKIQAAEVVAYEDLGPEAVRELVVKDFPALVVYDTHGNDLYEQEIAKYRTIERRLSSI